A section of the Oncorhynchus tshawytscha isolate Ot180627B linkage group LG09, Otsh_v2.0, whole genome shotgun sequence genome encodes:
- the LOC112258738 gene encoding uncharacterized protein LOC112258738 isoform X1, translated as MYFTHKCYGILLLYILTITRYLRGQAHDSTGKIIIHTPVEFTESTQNPLSSDSVSRNDKLTHYTPTTKTNVRQTNQSRNRVEMPARRQIHETKPREIGESYENVYFRTLSPDFGDLNRSRLSGRKRMVVFNDKNDKYHAKQHEEKHSDGVPFKSYRNIDCNQGKIQNLHCGKFSITGNDENHSQMAYHSNSVTPGVRAGKIRVRGEIAKAESWMRMEPDVECGDESMTLTVRGRRALHLLVDRANASAVPLAQLPSQCGYSVESTWRDLTFVVPYNACHVNQEVDGSYVLPLIWRGTPVKMSCPMSQALAPSSLCCSSQGMTVRLQVQGAKEELRVKVRGKWMPLLSLALQCGYSMDRQHGTLLISAPFTACGITSKDGKYTLSLQIGEKAVTLACPSLPVQATQPLRPAADFPHYVTMGPTSSVSSTLLSNPSSITLSYPVRHPSFPFNPLPTLPPNQPPSPGIHVTSPLTTGSSVHPPLAQRLQAYPFSQYDYLHTMPLSESYQSPLSSSPPSQLPTTGPTKSKPGHTPVPSHPNYNNPHVTQYSSTTAGHPVHSEALTLLPPEYTRHPYYHNYHHPNIPMFEPPQGPSNGAKTGTSTNGPQVEPPAPHNLNPIFRVFPHYYLYHPKVPPYNPPQHPWPVTPASHSSTLPVSSSQTHRQTPVPHVPHPPPYPHYYTPQTPSGEVKRSHHPDNPFINLQSLKPITSPISSPTLIEIPFYQYTLNFPYKPPPIQKHRLGLQTNNPSRPMDEHPPVVPSPPASSPDQSGKSHPHGHLKWLPQQQPSNSHTAQSLSTSSTSVAHAATKPLLFPNFPPLYYPHLKSPISNPQQEQNPVTVLPTAPPASSSTSTPASGHPVYPHYYDHPYYYYTMPYDPYRLPQPVDHAFSAPSKGAPTPSQTSAHHTMETFHQPALPYDYSQAKMPIQITTQPRPSPATNSPQTSTPTPESTTPEIPPFPFDPYYHPGMSIYDQDQSYDPSTHAEKTSGAQASLDSDHYRRGSFARTPVASPTHAPHPTTNPTHNPSHHHIIHPQPSTIPSPHRPNPGPPGDLSDPVMKDPGFKTDTHTPCGLSDQDCDGSLGCCSYLVNECTSGRQFVFAVPGSLVDPTVSHPPLPVDSHVSCTPQRMTSGLYSVPLDGCGVHRYEDGQAMVHLLEFNALLSTQHKHSTTSEDSPVRLMVECRSIPGSPGRVRYQVMNTTPSPPVPTQGSLAVQLRIATDEHYSSFYSEKHRPLSLLQGQPLHLEVGLLSPPDMDPGLVLLVHYCLAYPDTPRARWLLIYDGCPSRGDSQAPPPPPAQPRHTRRLTITTFQSLPTGSPSHLEIYFMCSTEVCSPSDGDCIEGCFSLELI; from the exons CGAGGTCAGGCTCACGATTCGACGGGTAAAATAATAATCCACACACCTGTTGAGTTCACAGAATCCACACAAAATCCTCTTTCAAGCGACAGTGTCTCCCGTAATGATAAACTGACTCATTACACCCCGACGACAAAGACCAACGTCCGTCAAACAAACCAGTCAAGAAACCGCGTAGAAATGCCAGCGCGAAGACAGATCCACGAGACCAAGCCACGTGAAATTGGTGAATCATACGAAAATGTATATTTTCGCACGTTATCTCCGGACTTTGGAGATTTGAACAGATCACGACTTTCAGGTAGAAAACGAATGGTGGTATTCAATGATAAGAACGACAAGTACCATGCCAAACAACACGAGGAGAAGCATTCGGATGGTGTACCATTTAAATCCTATAGGAATATCGATTGCAATCAAGGAAAAATTCAGAATTTACATTGTGGAAAGTTTTCTATCACAGGAAACGATGAGAACCACTCACAAATGGCATACCACTCAAATTCAGTAACTCCAG GAGTGCGTGCAGGAAAGATCCGAGTTCGAGGTGAGATAGCGAAAGCAGAGAGCTGGATGAGAATGGAGCCAGACGTAGAATGTGGAGATGAGTCTATGACCCTCACTGTCAGAGGGAGACGAGCCCTACATCTGTTAGTAGACAGAG CAAATGCCTCTGCTGTCCCCCTGGCCCAACTACCCTCTCAATGTGGCTACTCCGTCGAGTCGACCTGGCGAGACTTGACGTTTGTGGTACCTTATAATGCCTGTCACGTCAACCAAGAAGTG GATGGTAGTTATGtgttgcctctgatctggagaggGACCCCTGTGAAGATGTCCTGCCCAATGTCCCAGGCCCtggccccctcctccctctgctgctcatCTCAGGGAATGACTGTCAGACTGCAAGTTCAAGGAGCCAAAGAGGAGCTCAGAGTCAAGG TTAGAGGAAAATGGATGCCACTGCTTTCGCTGGCCCTGCAGTGTGGCTACAGTATGGACAGGCAACATGGAACGCTGCTCATATCTGCACCCTTCACTGCCTGTGGGATCACATCAAAG GATGGaaaatacactctctctcttcaaatAGGAGAGAAAGCCGTCACACTGGCCTGTCCTTCTCTGCCTGTCCAAGCAACACAACCCCTCCGACCTGCAGCAGATTTTCCCCATTATGTAACTATGGGCCCAACAAGCTCAGTTTCCTCAACCCTGCTGTCTAACCCTTCTTCCATAACCCTGTCTTACCCAGTGCGTCACCCATCCTTCCCATTTAATCCCCTGCCCACATTGCCCCCTAATCAGCCTCCCAGCCCTGGTATCCATGTTACTTCTCCCTTGACTACAGGCTCCTCTGTCCATCCTCCCCTGGCTCAGCGTCTTCAGGCCTACCCATTCTCTCAGTATGACTACCTCCACACGATGCCCCTCAGTGAGTCATACCAGTCACCCCTCTCCTCTAGTCCCCCCTCTCAACTCCCAACTACAGGCCCCACTAAGTCGAAGCCAGGCCACACTCCTGTCCCAAGCCACCCCAACTACAATAACCCCCATGTTACTCAGTATTCTTCCACTACAGCTGGTCATCCAGTTCACTCTGAAGCCCTCACTCTCCTACCCCCTGAGTATACTCGCCACCcatactaccacaactaccatcACCCCAACATCCCTATGTTTGAGCCACCTCAAGGGCCCAGTAATGGTGCCAAGACGGGTACTTCCACCAATGGTCCTCAGGTTGAACCACCTGCCCCTCACAACCTTAACCCAATCTTCCGGGTGTTTCCGcactactacctctaccaccccaAAGTGCCTCCCTATAACCCACCCCAACACCCTTGGCCTGTTACCCCTGCCTCTCACTCCTCTACTCTCCCGGTTAGCAGTTCACAAACACACCGTCAAACTCCTGTTCCTCATGTGCCTCACCCTCCACCCTATCCTCACTACTACACCCCTCAAACACCCAGTGGTGAGGTCAAGAGATCCCATCACCCTGATAACCCTTTTATTAATCTTCAATCTTTGAAACCTATCACTTCCCCTATCTCATCTCCCACTTTAATAGAGATCCCATTCTACCAATACACTCTTAATTTTCCCTACAAGCCTCCACCGATCCAGAAACATAGACTTGGTCTCCAGACCAACAATCCCTCTAGACCCATGGACGAACATCCTCCAGTTGTCCCATCTCCCCCTGCGTCGTCTCCTGATCAAAGTGGAAAGTCGCACCCTCATGGTCACCTGAAATGGCTTCCACAACAACAACCCTCCAATTCACACACAGCCCAGAGTCTGTCTACTAGTTCTACCTCTGTTGCCCATGCTGCAACCAAACCTCTTCTCTTTCCAAACTTCCCCCCGTTGTACTACCCTCATCTGAAATCACCCATCAGCAACCCTCAacaagaacaaaaccctgttactgtcctccccacTGCTCCGCCTGCATCCTCTTCAACCTCTACTCCAGCATCTGGCCATCCAGTTTATCCACACTACTACGATCATCCATACTATTACTACACAATGCCTTATGATCCATACAGATTACCCCAACCTGTTGATCATGCATTTTCTGCCCCATCTAAAGGAGCTCCGACTCCATCTCAGACCTCTGCTCATCACACTATGGAAACCTTTCACCAACCAGCCCTTCCATATGACTATTCCCAGGCCAAAATGCCTATCCAGATTACTACCCAACCTCGGCCTTCTCCTGCCACTAACAGTCCTCAAACCTCCACTCCAACCCCAGAATCTACAACTCCTGAAATCCCACCTTTTCCCTTTGACCCCTACTACCATCCTGGAATGTCCATCTACGACCAGGACCAAAGCTATGATCCCAGTACACACGCCGAAAAGACATCAGGGGCTCAAGCTTCCCTAGATTCTGACCATTATAGAAGAGGAAGCTTTGCCCGCACTCCTGTGGCGAGTCCAACCCATGCACCCCATCCTACCACCAACCCCActcataacccctcacaccatCACATCATTCATCCACAACCTTCAACCATTCCTTCCCCTCATCGTCCCAACCCAGGGCCCCCTGGAGATCTGTCAGACCCCGTGATGAAAG ACCCTGGTTTCaagactgatacacacacaccctgtggcTTGTCCGACCAGGACTGTGACGGATCCTTAGGTTGCTGCTCTTACCTCGTGAATG AGTGTACATCGGGGCGTCAATTTGTCTTTGCGGTCCCTGGCTCTCTGGTGGACCCCACGGTCTCCCATCCCCCTCTACCTGTGGACAGCCATGTGTCCTGTACCCCCCAGAGGATGACCTCTGGCCTGTACAGTGTACCCCTGGATGGCTGTGGAGTGCACAGATAC GAGGATGGTCAGGCCATGGTCCACTTGTTGGAGTTCAACGCTCTACTTtccacacaacataaacacagcaCCACGTCTGAAGACTCACCTGTCCG GTTGATGGTGGAGTGCAGGTCTATTCCTGGTTCTCCCGGAAGGGTGAGGTACCAGGTGATGAACACCACCCCTAGCCCCCCTGTCCCCACTCAGGGCTCATTGGCTGTCCAGCTACGAATCGCTACAG ATGAGCACTACAGCAGCTTCTACTCAGAGAAACATCGACCACTCAGTCTACTTCAGGGGCAACCTTTGCACCTGGAAGTGGGTCTGCTGAGCCCCCCAGACATGGACCCTGGCCTGGTGCTCCTGGTGCACTACTGTCTGGCCTACCCAGACACACCACGGGCCCGCTGGCTGCTCATCTATGATGG CTGTCCCAGCCGTGGTGACTCCCAGGCCCCTCCCCCACCACCTGCCCAACCCCGTCACACCCGGAGGCTCACAATCACCACCTTCCAGTCTTTACCCACAGGAAGTCCCTCCCACCTGGAG ATCTACTTCATGTGCTCCACGGAGGTGTGCTCCCCATCAGACGGGGACTGTATTGAGGGCTGCTTCAGTTTAGAGTTGATTTAA
- the LOC112258738 gene encoding uncharacterized protein LOC112258738 isoform X2 gives MYFTHKCYGILLLYILTITRYLRGQAHDSTGKIIIHTPVEFTESTQNPLSSDSVSRNDKLTHYTPTTKTNVRQTNQSRNRVEMPARRQIHETKPREIGESYENVYFRTLSPDFGDLNRSRLSGRKRMVVFNDKNDKYHAKQHEEKHSDGVPFKSYRNIDCNQGKIQNLHCGKFSITGNDENHSQMAYHSNSVTPGVRAGKIRVRGEIAKAESWMRMEPDVECGDESMTLTVRGRRALHLLVDRANASAVPLAQLPSQCGYSVESTWRDLTFVVPYNACHVNQEVDGSYVLPLIWRGTPVKMSCPMSQALAPSSLCCSSQGMTVRLQVQGAKEELRVKVRGKWMPLLSLALQCGYSMDRQHGTLLISAPFTACGITSKDGKYTLSLQIGEKAVTLACPSLPVQATQPLRPAADFPHYVTMGPTSSVSSTLLSNPSSITLSYPVRHPSFPFNPLPTLPPNQPPSPGIHVTSPLTTGSSVHPPLAQRLQAYPFSQYDYLHTMPLSESYQSPLSSSPPSQLPTTGPTKSKPGHTPVPSHPNYNNPHVTQYSSTTAGHPVHSEALTLLPPEYTRHPYYHNYHHPNIPMFEPPQGPSNGAKTGTSTNGPQVEPPAPHNLNPIFRVFPHYYLYHPKVPPYNPPQHPWPVTPASHSSTLPVSSSQTHRQTPVPHVPHPPPYPHYYTPQTPSGEVKRSHHPDNPFINLQSLKPITSPISSPTLIEIPFYQYTLNFPYKPPPIQKHRLGLQTNNPSRPMDEHPPVVPSPPASSPDQSGKSHPHGHLKWLPQQQPSNSHTAQSLSTSSTSVAHAATKPLLFPNFPPLYYPHLKSPISNPQQEQNPVTVLPTAPPASSSTSTPASGHPVYPHYYDHPYYYYTMPYDPYRLPQPVDHAFSAPSKGAPTPSQTSAHHTMETFHQPALPYDYSQAKMPIQITTQPRPSPATNSPQTSTPTPESTTPEIPPFPFDPYYHPGMSIYDQDQSYDPSTHAEKTSGAQASLDSDHYRRGSFARTPVASPTHAPHPTTNPTHNPSHHHIIHPQPSTIPSPHRPNPGPPGDLSDPVMKDPGFKTDTHTPCGLSDQDCDGSLGCCSYLVNECTSGRQFVFAVPGSLVDPTVSHPPLPVDSHVSCTPQRMTSGLYSVPLDGCGVHRYDGQAMVHLLEFNALLSTQHKHSTTSEDSPVRLMVECRSIPGSPGRVRYQVMNTTPSPPVPTQGSLAVQLRIATDEHYSSFYSEKHRPLSLLQGQPLHLEVGLLSPPDMDPGLVLLVHYCLAYPDTPRARWLLIYDGCPSRGDSQAPPPPPAQPRHTRRLTITTFQSLPTGSPSHLEIYFMCSTEVCSPSDGDCIEGCFSLELI, from the exons CGAGGTCAGGCTCACGATTCGACGGGTAAAATAATAATCCACACACCTGTTGAGTTCACAGAATCCACACAAAATCCTCTTTCAAGCGACAGTGTCTCCCGTAATGATAAACTGACTCATTACACCCCGACGACAAAGACCAACGTCCGTCAAACAAACCAGTCAAGAAACCGCGTAGAAATGCCAGCGCGAAGACAGATCCACGAGACCAAGCCACGTGAAATTGGTGAATCATACGAAAATGTATATTTTCGCACGTTATCTCCGGACTTTGGAGATTTGAACAGATCACGACTTTCAGGTAGAAAACGAATGGTGGTATTCAATGATAAGAACGACAAGTACCATGCCAAACAACACGAGGAGAAGCATTCGGATGGTGTACCATTTAAATCCTATAGGAATATCGATTGCAATCAAGGAAAAATTCAGAATTTACATTGTGGAAAGTTTTCTATCACAGGAAACGATGAGAACCACTCACAAATGGCATACCACTCAAATTCAGTAACTCCAG GAGTGCGTGCAGGAAAGATCCGAGTTCGAGGTGAGATAGCGAAAGCAGAGAGCTGGATGAGAATGGAGCCAGACGTAGAATGTGGAGATGAGTCTATGACCCTCACTGTCAGAGGGAGACGAGCCCTACATCTGTTAGTAGACAGAG CAAATGCCTCTGCTGTCCCCCTGGCCCAACTACCCTCTCAATGTGGCTACTCCGTCGAGTCGACCTGGCGAGACTTGACGTTTGTGGTACCTTATAATGCCTGTCACGTCAACCAAGAAGTG GATGGTAGTTATGtgttgcctctgatctggagaggGACCCCTGTGAAGATGTCCTGCCCAATGTCCCAGGCCCtggccccctcctccctctgctgctcatCTCAGGGAATGACTGTCAGACTGCAAGTTCAAGGAGCCAAAGAGGAGCTCAGAGTCAAGG TTAGAGGAAAATGGATGCCACTGCTTTCGCTGGCCCTGCAGTGTGGCTACAGTATGGACAGGCAACATGGAACGCTGCTCATATCTGCACCCTTCACTGCCTGTGGGATCACATCAAAG GATGGaaaatacactctctctcttcaaatAGGAGAGAAAGCCGTCACACTGGCCTGTCCTTCTCTGCCTGTCCAAGCAACACAACCCCTCCGACCTGCAGCAGATTTTCCCCATTATGTAACTATGGGCCCAACAAGCTCAGTTTCCTCAACCCTGCTGTCTAACCCTTCTTCCATAACCCTGTCTTACCCAGTGCGTCACCCATCCTTCCCATTTAATCCCCTGCCCACATTGCCCCCTAATCAGCCTCCCAGCCCTGGTATCCATGTTACTTCTCCCTTGACTACAGGCTCCTCTGTCCATCCTCCCCTGGCTCAGCGTCTTCAGGCCTACCCATTCTCTCAGTATGACTACCTCCACACGATGCCCCTCAGTGAGTCATACCAGTCACCCCTCTCCTCTAGTCCCCCCTCTCAACTCCCAACTACAGGCCCCACTAAGTCGAAGCCAGGCCACACTCCTGTCCCAAGCCACCCCAACTACAATAACCCCCATGTTACTCAGTATTCTTCCACTACAGCTGGTCATCCAGTTCACTCTGAAGCCCTCACTCTCCTACCCCCTGAGTATACTCGCCACCcatactaccacaactaccatcACCCCAACATCCCTATGTTTGAGCCACCTCAAGGGCCCAGTAATGGTGCCAAGACGGGTACTTCCACCAATGGTCCTCAGGTTGAACCACCTGCCCCTCACAACCTTAACCCAATCTTCCGGGTGTTTCCGcactactacctctaccaccccaAAGTGCCTCCCTATAACCCACCCCAACACCCTTGGCCTGTTACCCCTGCCTCTCACTCCTCTACTCTCCCGGTTAGCAGTTCACAAACACACCGTCAAACTCCTGTTCCTCATGTGCCTCACCCTCCACCCTATCCTCACTACTACACCCCTCAAACACCCAGTGGTGAGGTCAAGAGATCCCATCACCCTGATAACCCTTTTATTAATCTTCAATCTTTGAAACCTATCACTTCCCCTATCTCATCTCCCACTTTAATAGAGATCCCATTCTACCAATACACTCTTAATTTTCCCTACAAGCCTCCACCGATCCAGAAACATAGACTTGGTCTCCAGACCAACAATCCCTCTAGACCCATGGACGAACATCCTCCAGTTGTCCCATCTCCCCCTGCGTCGTCTCCTGATCAAAGTGGAAAGTCGCACCCTCATGGTCACCTGAAATGGCTTCCACAACAACAACCCTCCAATTCACACACAGCCCAGAGTCTGTCTACTAGTTCTACCTCTGTTGCCCATGCTGCAACCAAACCTCTTCTCTTTCCAAACTTCCCCCCGTTGTACTACCCTCATCTGAAATCACCCATCAGCAACCCTCAacaagaacaaaaccctgttactgtcctccccacTGCTCCGCCTGCATCCTCTTCAACCTCTACTCCAGCATCTGGCCATCCAGTTTATCCACACTACTACGATCATCCATACTATTACTACACAATGCCTTATGATCCATACAGATTACCCCAACCTGTTGATCATGCATTTTCTGCCCCATCTAAAGGAGCTCCGACTCCATCTCAGACCTCTGCTCATCACACTATGGAAACCTTTCACCAACCAGCCCTTCCATATGACTATTCCCAGGCCAAAATGCCTATCCAGATTACTACCCAACCTCGGCCTTCTCCTGCCACTAACAGTCCTCAAACCTCCACTCCAACCCCAGAATCTACAACTCCTGAAATCCCACCTTTTCCCTTTGACCCCTACTACCATCCTGGAATGTCCATCTACGACCAGGACCAAAGCTATGATCCCAGTACACACGCCGAAAAGACATCAGGGGCTCAAGCTTCCCTAGATTCTGACCATTATAGAAGAGGAAGCTTTGCCCGCACTCCTGTGGCGAGTCCAACCCATGCACCCCATCCTACCACCAACCCCActcataacccctcacaccatCACATCATTCATCCACAACCTTCAACCATTCCTTCCCCTCATCGTCCCAACCCAGGGCCCCCTGGAGATCTGTCAGACCCCGTGATGAAAG ACCCTGGTTTCaagactgatacacacacaccctgtggcTTGTCCGACCAGGACTGTGACGGATCCTTAGGTTGCTGCTCTTACCTCGTGAATG AGTGTACATCGGGGCGTCAATTTGTCTTTGCGGTCCCTGGCTCTCTGGTGGACCCCACGGTCTCCCATCCCCCTCTACCTGTGGACAGCCATGTGTCCTGTACCCCCCAGAGGATGACCTCTGGCCTGTACAGTGTACCCCTGGATGGCTGTGGAGTGCACAGATAC GATGGTCAGGCCATGGTCCACTTGTTGGAGTTCAACGCTCTACTTtccacacaacataaacacagcaCCACGTCTGAAGACTCACCTGTCCG GTTGATGGTGGAGTGCAGGTCTATTCCTGGTTCTCCCGGAAGGGTGAGGTACCAGGTGATGAACACCACCCCTAGCCCCCCTGTCCCCACTCAGGGCTCATTGGCTGTCCAGCTACGAATCGCTACAG ATGAGCACTACAGCAGCTTCTACTCAGAGAAACATCGACCACTCAGTCTACTTCAGGGGCAACCTTTGCACCTGGAAGTGGGTCTGCTGAGCCCCCCAGACATGGACCCTGGCCTGGTGCTCCTGGTGCACTACTGTCTGGCCTACCCAGACACACCACGGGCCCGCTGGCTGCTCATCTATGATGG CTGTCCCAGCCGTGGTGACTCCCAGGCCCCTCCCCCACCACCTGCCCAACCCCGTCACACCCGGAGGCTCACAATCACCACCTTCCAGTCTTTACCCACAGGAAGTCCCTCCCACCTGGAG ATCTACTTCATGTGCTCCACGGAGGTGTGCTCCCCATCAGACGGGGACTGTATTGAGGGCTGCTTCAGTTTAGAGTTGATTTAA